The following proteins come from a genomic window of Candidatus Hydrogenedens sp.:
- a CDS encoding cation diffusion facilitator family transporter, with translation MPQTHYDKNYRKQLTQVTWLGFLINVILVALKVCIGYITRSQALIADGIHSLSDGITDLAVIFGEPFWTAPADVDHPHGHGRIEMLVTIFIGLLLGLVGILLGFQAIKSIIQFDKEKTIYSLPMTIVAFISVVSKEALYQYTVFVGRKIHSTAVIANAWHHRSDSLSSIPVVIAGIGIMINPAYSILDPIGALIVCVLIIYSAYRIILPMLKILVDSGISQEEMSRLKEIALSIKGVKSIHAIRSRHIGGGIAVDLHVLVDPQMSVSDGHIIAGKVKHALLEKGQDVVDVLIHIEPYEKKQT, from the coding sequence AAGCAATTAACCCAAGTTACATGGTTAGGTTTTTTAATTAATGTAATACTTGTTGCTCTAAAAGTCTGTATAGGTTATATTACTCGAAGTCAAGCCCTTATTGCAGATGGTATACATAGTCTTTCTGATGGGATAACAGACCTTGCTGTGATATTTGGAGAACCCTTTTGGACAGCACCTGCTGATGTAGACCATCCCCATGGTCATGGAAGAATAGAGATGCTGGTAACAATATTTATTGGTCTTTTGCTTGGATTGGTTGGCATATTGTTGGGATTTCAGGCTATTAAATCTATTATTCAGTTTGATAAAGAGAAAACTATTTATTCTTTACCAATGACAATTGTCGCCTTTATATCTGTAGTTTCAAAAGAAGCACTGTATCAATATACTGTGTTTGTAGGTCGGAAAATACATTCAACTGCTGTTATCGCAAATGCATGGCATCATCGTTCGGATAGTCTGAGTTCAATTCCTGTGGTAATTGCAGGAATTGGAATTATGATTAATCCTGCATATAGCATATTAGACCCTATAGGTGCTTTAATAGTATGTGTTCTGATTATATACTCCGCATATCGGATAATTCTTCCTATGCTTAAAATTCTGGTTGACAGTGGTATTTCACAGGAGGAAATGTCTCGATTAAAAGAAATTGCGTTATCTATAAAAGGAGTAAAAAGTATCCATGCGATAAGAAGTCGTCATATAGGGGGAGGAATTGCAGTAGATTTGCATGTGTTGGTAGACCCTCAAATGTCTGTTTCTGATGGACATATTATAGCAGGAAAAGTAAAGCATGCACTTTTAGAAAAAGGACAAGATGTTGTAGATGTTTTGATTCACATTGAACCTTATGAAAAAAAACAGACATAG